In one window of Desulforhabdus amnigena DNA:
- a CDS encoding lytic transglycosylase domain-containing protein encodes MVETRCALNWLYWQLYLNRNLSFTKATNWIKFPLLSLATLLAVGCSTTSTQQVPPSSLTEQPKNKVGALHGSFSPLENNASPKSELAVPDHPSIDSWTIYYTEKKQKSFQTLLKRAEVYVLPVQEIFEDRGLPKDLAYVALVESGFCPTARSSANAVGMWQFISATGKRFGLEQNRWVDERRHPFKSAQAAAEYLSVLYDQFGSWELALAAYNAGENAVQAALDQSGLSTFWELRQNGYLPSETRDYVPKFFATVRIIRNATQYGFLYEPKPYDPQHETVTVPGGTKLAWLGEKIGVDASVLKKYNPELCSATTPPIDGYSLCVPVGKSDTVLAVLTDRSNETRSDETVEVTVKEEPDRPKNTWSKESEKVGSASSVKKDPKPLQIASARPAKDTPPRGVKVNPASVKQSAQDYVQLPQATRVAKVTQASLKQNSNSVRSISTAQKNSSRPEPKSQTVIFYPVHRGDTIESLANRFQVSVNTLCATNKLTRTQKLTPGNTLIICTDEHDSGRSEKKRAD; translated from the coding sequence ATGGTTGAGACTCGTTGCGCTTTGAACTGGTTGTATTGGCAGTTGTACTTAAACAGAAATCTTTCATTTACAAAAGCCACAAACTGGATCAAATTTCCGCTTTTGAGCCTGGCCACGTTGCTAGCGGTTGGATGTTCGACCACCTCCACTCAGCAAGTGCCACCTTCTTCCCTCACGGAACAACCCAAAAATAAAGTAGGAGCACTTCATGGCTCCTTCTCACCTCTTGAAAACAATGCCTCTCCAAAGTCCGAACTTGCCGTTCCAGATCATCCCTCCATTGATTCATGGACCATCTATTATACCGAAAAGAAACAAAAATCATTTCAGACACTTCTCAAACGGGCTGAGGTATATGTTCTTCCGGTTCAGGAGATTTTCGAAGACCGGGGGCTTCCAAAAGATTTAGCTTATGTAGCCTTGGTGGAAAGCGGGTTCTGTCCGACCGCACGTTCCAGTGCAAACGCAGTAGGCATGTGGCAATTCATCTCGGCAACGGGAAAACGTTTTGGCCTGGAACAAAACCGCTGGGTAGATGAAAGGAGACATCCCTTCAAGTCCGCTCAGGCAGCTGCTGAATACCTGTCGGTTCTTTATGATCAATTCGGATCGTGGGAATTGGCTCTGGCCGCCTACAATGCCGGTGAAAACGCTGTTCAGGCGGCTCTTGATCAAAGTGGGCTCAGCACGTTCTGGGAGCTGAGACAAAATGGCTATCTTCCTTCGGAAACGAGGGATTATGTTCCCAAGTTTTTTGCAACTGTTCGTATCATTCGAAATGCCACCCAGTATGGTTTTTTATATGAACCGAAGCCATATGACCCGCAGCATGAGACCGTAACTGTTCCGGGAGGAACGAAGCTTGCGTGGCTTGGCGAAAAAATAGGTGTTGATGCGTCAGTTCTCAAGAAATACAACCCTGAGCTGTGTTCTGCCACCACCCCCCCTATCGATGGCTATTCGCTCTGTGTACCCGTTGGAAAGTCGGATACGGTTCTCGCTGTTCTGACGGATAGGTCCAACGAAACTAGGTCCGATGAAACTGTAGAGGTCACAGTGAAGGAAGAGCCCGATCGTCCCAAGAACACCTGGTCGAAGGAATCTGAAAAGGTCGGCAGTGCTTCATCCGTGAAAAAAGATCCAAAACCTCTCCAGATTGCTTCTGCCAGACCGGCAAAGGATACTCCCCCCAGAGGGGTGAAAGTGAATCCGGCTTCCGTGAAGCAGAGTGCTCAGGATTATGTACAGCTTCCACAGGCAACACGTGTGGCGAAAGTAACCCAGGCTTCTTTGAAACAGAATTCAAACAGCGTTCGCTCCATATCCACAGCACAAAAGAATTCTTCACGTCCGGAACCAAAATCGCAAACAGTGATCTTCTATCCTGTGCACCGTGGAGATACAATCGAATCCCTGGCTAACCGGTTTCAGGTGTCCGTCAATACACTCTGTGCCACAAATAAACTGACTCGCACCCAGAAGTTGACCCCTGGAAACACGCTCATCATCTGTACCGATGAGCACGATTCCGGGCGTTCTGAAAAGAAGCGGGCTGACTGA
- a CDS encoding DUF169 domain-containing protein, giving the protein MGKLSYKEMQQVLMDELRLMHYPIAVKFFFKDEELAEFRNNVDHFEPTKPMTFCQWEIAPRMKGQTILATKELLGCSNAAYVFGLIPLTESEIKGHLKYTKNIEQAERFVKTKSRLPEGALKAVAVSPLGDSYFPPDTVHFYCDNMQAYHLAVDYMAAMDIHPLRTNITMNSSACSGNVFSYLEKTANMLPACSGSYNAGKTERGEINFIIPGEHIEPTVQRLLDRKAQYGSSSVTRPGDHFPGADVCKNCPLIVFKKGKKGGE; this is encoded by the coding sequence ATGGGCAAATTGAGCTACAAAGAAATGCAGCAGGTCTTGATGGATGAACTGCGACTGATGCACTATCCTATTGCTGTCAAGTTTTTTTTCAAAGATGAAGAGCTGGCGGAATTTCGAAACAACGTGGATCACTTCGAACCGACGAAGCCCATGACCTTTTGCCAGTGGGAAATCGCTCCTCGCATGAAAGGCCAGACTATCCTCGCCACCAAGGAACTTTTGGGCTGTTCCAATGCCGCTTACGTGTTTGGACTGATACCTCTCACTGAAAGTGAAATCAAAGGCCATCTCAAGTACACGAAAAATATTGAACAGGCTGAGCGTTTCGTGAAGACTAAATCCCGACTTCCGGAAGGAGCTCTCAAAGCCGTGGCGGTTTCTCCCCTTGGGGATTCCTACTTTCCTCCCGATACGGTGCATTTCTACTGTGACAACATGCAAGCCTATCATTTGGCTGTGGATTATATGGCTGCCATGGACATTCATCCACTGCGGACAAACATCACCATGAATTCATCGGCCTGCAGCGGAAACGTCTTCTCTTATTTGGAAAAGACCGCCAATATGCTGCCTGCGTGCAGTGGAAGTTACAATGCTGGAAAAACCGAACGAGGGGAGATCAACTTTATCATTCCCGGCGAGCACATCGAACCGACGGTACAGCGACTGCTCGATCGTAAAGCCCAATATGGAAGCAGTTCTGTAACTCGACCTGGGGATCATTTCCCCGGCGCTGATGTGTGCAAGAACTGCCCTCTCATTGTTTTTAAGAAGGGTAAAAAGGGGGGAGAATAG
- the lpxK gene encoding tetraacyldisaccharide 4'-kinase, with product MSILSSVTAFVAGMRHRMVSRLLRTWYSPHGCSSAFDPLRPLLSLAAAFYARGLQRNQAWAQARSKKLPRFVISVGNLAVGGTGKTPLTLSLARNLYSRGFTTAILSRGYGRKQDDVVRVPTSGQTASLMKRFGDEPVLMARKIKAVPVWVGRERTRSGEAAIGQSGAMVLLLDDGFQHIELNRDLNLLLLDAHHPFGNGRLIPLGPLREPPEAIHRADAIILTRADDAKRCAKTREFLREHYPGKPIFSCRHQLMGLKEGLAGPILPPEVFHNQPAVAFAGIARPELFFRSLDALRLRLCRCLDFPDHSPYGAHEIELIMTAVRETHARFLITTEKDFVRLPEYFQKIILTAELEVDFGAESEAFYNYVKQCVLRIRPEAFKPKNIPLEV from the coding sequence ATGTCGATTTTATCCTCTGTCACGGCGTTCGTAGCCGGGATGCGCCACAGAATGGTCTCCCGGCTTCTGCGCACCTGGTATTCACCCCACGGCTGTTCCTCAGCGTTTGATCCTTTGAGGCCTCTGCTGTCTTTAGCCGCCGCCTTCTATGCCAGAGGGCTCCAGCGTAACCAGGCATGGGCACAGGCGAGGAGTAAAAAACTTCCCCGATTCGTGATCAGCGTAGGGAATCTCGCAGTCGGCGGCACCGGCAAAACCCCGCTTACACTGTCGCTTGCTCGGAACCTCTACAGCCGCGGCTTCACAACTGCCATTCTGAGCCGTGGATACGGCAGGAAGCAAGATGACGTCGTTCGGGTTCCGACATCAGGGCAGACAGCCTCCCTAATGAAGCGATTCGGAGACGAACCCGTCCTCATGGCTCGAAAAATCAAGGCAGTCCCCGTTTGGGTGGGGCGGGAACGCACCCGCTCAGGAGAAGCGGCCATTGGCCAATCCGGAGCGATGGTCCTGCTCCTGGATGACGGTTTTCAGCACATTGAATTGAATCGCGATCTGAATCTTCTGCTCCTGGATGCTCACCATCCCTTTGGAAACGGGAGACTCATCCCCCTTGGTCCATTGCGTGAACCTCCCGAAGCCATCCACCGTGCCGACGCCATCATACTGACGAGAGCCGATGATGCCAAACGATGCGCAAAGACTCGAGAGTTTTTGCGGGAACACTATCCTGGTAAACCGATTTTTTCATGCCGTCACCAATTGATGGGATTGAAGGAGGGACTGGCAGGTCCAATACTGCCGCCGGAAGTGTTTCACAATCAGCCGGCTGTAGCTTTCGCGGGAATTGCGCGCCCCGAATTATTCTTCCGGTCTCTCGATGCATTGAGGCTGCGATTGTGCCGGTGTCTGGATTTCCCGGACCATTCTCCCTACGGTGCTCATGAAATCGAACTCATCATGACCGCCGTGCGTGAAACCCATGCACGGTTTCTGATAACCACAGAAAAGGATTTTGTGCGGCTTCCCGAGTATTTTCAGAAGATCATCCTGACAGCAGAACTGGAAGTCGACTTCGGAGCGGAAAGCGAAGCATTTTATAATTATGTGAAGCAGTGTGTCTTGCGTATCCGACCAGAAGCTTTCAAACCAAAAAACATCCCTCTCGAAGTATAG
- a CDS encoding rhodanese-related (seleno)protein codes for MFTYQLKIRLLTVLILFFFFGVVGMATEVDVPRISKETLKSELGNPRVVVIDVRTMGDWQSSQWKIQGAVREDPGDVETWQNKYAKDSKIVLYCTURQEATSARVARELIRIGFKEVFVLKGGWDAWYINRFPIDRK; via the coding sequence ATGTTTACATATCAGTTAAAAATACGTTTATTGACGGTGTTGATCCTGTTTTTTTTCTTTGGGGTAGTCGGTATGGCAACGGAGGTTGATGTGCCGAGAATTTCAAAGGAGACACTGAAGTCGGAACTCGGCAATCCTCGGGTGGTTGTCATAGATGTGCGAACCATGGGCGACTGGCAGTCCAGCCAATGGAAAATTCAAGGGGCTGTGCGTGAAGATCCGGGAGATGTGGAAACCTGGCAGAATAAATATGCCAAAGATAGTAAAATTGTTTTGTATTGTACTTGAAGGCAGGAGGCAACGAGCGCCAGGGTGGCGCGTGAGCTGATAAGAATTGGATTTAAGGAAGTGTTTGTGCTTAAAGGCGGCTGGGATGCGTGGTACATCAACCGGTTTCCCATAGACAGAAAATGA
- the tnpA gene encoding IS200/IS605 family transposase has translation MDEYQSLSHTAWDCKYHVVWIPKYRRKTLYEELRKHLGQIFRELAMQRESKIVEGHLLVDHVHMLISIPPKYSVAQVVGFIKGKSAIHIARSFLGQRKNFTGHNFWARGYFVSTVGKDEKMIREYIKKQETEDRRLDQLHKFK, from the coding sequence ATGGACGAATACCAAAGCCTAAGCCACACGGCGTGGGACTGCAAGTACCATGTGGTATGGATTCCCAAATACCGAAGGAAGACCCTCTATGAAGAGCTCCGAAAGCATTTGGGGCAGATATTCAGAGAGCTTGCGATGCAGCGTGAGAGCAAGATAGTGGAAGGTCATCTGCTGGTGGACCATGTCCACATGCTCATCAGCATTCCACCCAAGTACAGCGTTGCCCAAGTGGTGGGTTTCATCAAGGGCAAAAGTGCCATCCACATTGCAAGGAGCTTCCTTGGTCAGAGGAAGAATTTCACTGGCCACAATTTCTGGGCGCGCGGATACTTCGTGTCCACGGTGGGTAAAGATGAGAAGATGATCCGCGAATATATCAAAAAGCAGGAAACCGAGGATCGCAGACTCGATCAACTGCATAAGTTCAAGTAG
- the rtcA gene encoding RNA 3'-terminal phosphate cyclase — MAVIHIDGSTYSGSGTILRYSAALATLQGQPLHLTHIRAKRDKPGLRPQHLEALRACCMLSKGHLEGDEVGSQEIYYFPGKGLRGGSFSWDIGTAGSTTMLAFTVLPLALFADKESSFSIVGGLFQDFAPSAFHMQEVLFPLIRRMGAELDLKILRPGYVPEGGGHLQLKVKPLNGPLEPIRLLKQGKVKEVRGICLASHLEEQKVAERMARQSEKLLMEHGVRARVQVIEDATALQKGAALLVVAETETGCLLGADQAGKRGRRSENIARFVVSSLLEDIRTGATTDRHLADQLILFAALAEGRTEYLIPMATDHVQSNLWLVQKILGAKTEIQGNLIRIDGIGLKPNEK, encoded by the coding sequence GTGGCTGTGATACACATTGATGGATCGACGTATTCGGGAAGCGGGACCATTTTGCGATATTCTGCAGCCCTGGCAACGCTGCAGGGCCAGCCTTTGCACTTGACCCACATTCGAGCAAAAAGAGACAAACCCGGTTTGCGTCCCCAGCATTTAGAGGCCTTACGGGCGTGTTGCATGCTATCGAAAGGACACCTCGAGGGGGATGAGGTCGGTTCCCAGGAAATTTACTATTTTCCGGGGAAAGGCTTGAGGGGGGGGAGTTTCAGCTGGGATATCGGCACGGCTGGTTCAACGACGATGTTGGCTTTCACGGTATTGCCCCTTGCCCTCTTTGCCGACAAGGAATCTTCTTTTTCCATTGTAGGGGGATTATTCCAGGACTTTGCACCCAGCGCCTTTCACATGCAGGAAGTGCTCTTTCCTCTCATCAGAAGAATGGGCGCGGAACTAGATCTAAAAATTTTGCGTCCCGGCTATGTTCCCGAAGGGGGAGGACATTTGCAGCTCAAAGTGAAACCGCTCAATGGTCCTCTCGAACCCATCCGACTTCTGAAACAGGGGAAAGTGAAAGAAGTACGAGGAATTTGTCTCGCGTCCCATTTGGAAGAACAGAAAGTTGCCGAGAGGATGGCGAGACAGAGTGAGAAACTCCTCATGGAGCATGGAGTCCGGGCACGTGTCCAGGTCATCGAGGATGCTACTGCGCTTCAAAAAGGAGCTGCCCTTCTCGTAGTGGCCGAAACGGAGACAGGTTGTCTGCTGGGCGCTGATCAAGCGGGGAAGCGAGGAAGAAGGTCTGAAAATATAGCGAGGTTCGTAGTCTCTTCTCTTTTGGAAGATATTCGGACGGGAGCCACCACAGATCGTCATCTCGCAGATCAGCTCATTCTTTTTGCAGCGCTTGCTGAAGGAAGGACGGAATACCTGATCCCGATGGCGACCGATCATGTGCAATCGAACCTTTGGCTCGTACAAAAGATCCTGGGAGCCAAAACCGAGATACAAGGCAACCTGATAAGAATTGATGGAATCGGATTGAAACCGAATGAGAAATGA
- a CDS encoding CBS domain-containing protein has translation MAEEYKVKKIMSRIEEYSTVGEDDRLCDALRILKENYARIQAHEPGKYHKTLFVKNAEGKIVGKFSIFDLIRGLVPESARKTNLSHLHYRTISLRAEDASKQIEEIQKRFQWLDSSFFDLVKRETQKRVKDVMSPIDPLLEEEDTINKAVYLMFKENIRQPLVVREGKIVGVVNLIGVLEEVLKIAGDQCFWEGIV, from the coding sequence ATGGCAGAAGAATATAAAGTAAAAAAAATTATGTCCCGTATCGAAGAATACAGCACGGTTGGCGAGGACGACCGGCTTTGCGATGCTCTCAGAATTTTGAAGGAAAATTATGCCAGGATCCAGGCTCATGAACCCGGCAAGTATCACAAGACGCTCTTCGTCAAAAATGCCGAGGGGAAAATCGTCGGAAAATTCTCCATATTCGATCTGATCAGGGGGCTTGTGCCCGAATCGGCCAGGAAGACGAATTTGTCGCATTTACATTACCGAACGATCTCATTGAGAGCCGAGGACGCCTCTAAACAAATAGAAGAAATCCAGAAGCGTTTTCAATGGTTGGACAGCAGTTTTTTTGATTTGGTCAAAAGGGAAACCCAAAAGAGGGTCAAGGATGTCATGTCCCCCATCGACCCTTTGTTGGAAGAGGAGGATACGATCAACAAAGCGGTCTACCTCATGTTCAAGGAAAACATCAGGCAGCCCCTGGTGGTCCGTGAAGGAAAAATCGTCGGGGTGGTCAACCTCATAGGGGTTCTGGAAGAAGTTCTCAAGATTGCAGGAGATCAATGCTTTTGGGAAGGAATTGTATAG
- a CDS encoding DUF401 family protein, producing MALLDTVPAFIRVLMVFMLLLLAIRKGFSLGNAFFLGAVALGLFFGLSPLSLIRSIFLSFSHPKTLSLAIIVSLILVLSHSMELAGQMKRLLHRFQGIITKPSINLVIFPALIGLLPMPGGAIFSAPMVKTLGKCLNLSTSQLSYINYWFRHIWEYWWPLYPGVLLTMTLADLDLWTFVLFLFPLTLIALAAGYWPLKALRNGGTAKECAPPVPRPPLKPFLKELLPILIVIGLGLGSGNLLTLLLTPHAIAITQEIGLIFALLVAIAWVWRENRLSAAQKRQILLQKRLINIFYMVGAILVFKGMLEDSHAVEAISQELIRWRIPLMPICIILPFFVGSIVGITIAFVGTTFPILVSLIQSAGEVHFMLPYMMLALVSGFVGVLLSPLHLCLLLSNEYFGTPLAPVYRHLWGPSCVLILVGCLYFFVLHGFP from the coding sequence ATGGCTCTTTTAGATACAGTTCCCGCATTCATTCGCGTTCTCATGGTTTTCATGCTCCTCCTGCTTGCCATTCGAAAGGGTTTTTCCCTTGGAAATGCGTTCTTTCTGGGGGCCGTCGCACTGGGATTGTTTTTTGGTCTTTCTCCCCTCTCACTGATCCGATCCATTTTTCTCTCCTTCAGCCATCCCAAAACGCTTTCTCTAGCTATCATCGTTTCTCTCATTCTCGTACTCAGTCACAGTATGGAACTGGCGGGACAGATGAAGAGGCTTCTCCATCGATTTCAAGGCATTATCACAAAACCCAGCATCAATCTCGTCATATTCCCGGCCCTTATCGGATTGCTCCCCATGCCCGGAGGGGCTATTTTTTCCGCCCCCATGGTGAAAACACTGGGAAAATGTTTGAACCTATCCACATCCCAGTTGAGCTACATCAATTACTGGTTCCGTCACATATGGGAATACTGGTGGCCGCTCTACCCCGGAGTCCTGCTCACCATGACCCTCGCAGATCTGGACCTCTGGACCTTCGTGCTTTTCCTCTTCCCCCTGACCCTCATCGCTTTGGCTGCGGGTTACTGGCCATTGAAGGCTCTGCGAAACGGAGGGACAGCCAAAGAATGTGCACCGCCTGTTCCCCGTCCTCCCTTGAAACCCTTTCTGAAAGAACTGCTGCCTATCCTGATCGTTATCGGTCTGGGTCTCGGTTCCGGGAATTTATTGACGCTTTTACTCACCCCCCACGCCATAGCCATCACTCAGGAGATCGGCCTGATTTTCGCCCTCCTGGTGGCCATCGCATGGGTCTGGCGTGAAAATCGCCTCTCCGCCGCGCAAAAGCGGCAGATCCTTTTACAGAAGCGGCTCATCAACATATTTTATATGGTGGGCGCCATTCTGGTTTTCAAAGGGATGCTCGAGGACAGCCACGCGGTGGAAGCCATCAGCCAGGAACTGATACGCTGGCGCATCCCCCTCATGCCCATCTGCATCATCCTTCCCTTTTTTGTGGGAAGCATTGTGGGAATCACTATCGCCTTCGTAGGGACCACCTTTCCCATCCTTGTATCTCTCATCCAATCGGCCGGAGAAGTCCATTTCATGCTTCCCTATATGATGCTCGCCCTGGTGAGCGGCTTTGTGGGGGTTCTTCTTTCGCCCCTTCATCTATGCCTTCTTCTTTCTAACGAATACTTTGGAACTCCCCTGGCACCGGTCTACCGCCATCTCTGGGGTCCCAGTTGCGTTCTCATCCTGGTCGGCTGCCTCTACTTTTTCGTGCTCCATGGTTTCCCATGA
- a CDS encoding DUF402 domain-containing protein, translating to MTLLLEVIDMPARIKIRSIYSTALTKLLLDAGYYVVEPSAKIRERFNLEHNSEPCDLFIRDRDDLQGIEISGPPENLCQFLTFLQEQLLDAVLLESGPAREEEGLVRAGIEFPGGAKATLDAIRFSVTPTLLRHHRLRIINSRALEKAEILLTAHPEKKDSLEKNLFLETILLPIEKSGLVKMEHVRPSGKSMRPREGILIKSNSQGLIFKRFFSKGRYDGLDIPIQQGDYGLTEVHEGSWYVKHSYYTKEGKLIGEYFNINTPVELYPYGARYLDLEVDVIRRAGEKPSIIDREKLSLLTRQGQIGSALEMKAMEIAESLAAEK from the coding sequence ATGACTCTATTGCTGGAGGTGATCGACATGCCTGCTCGCATCAAAATCAGAAGCATTTACAGCACCGCTCTTACGAAGCTTTTACTGGACGCGGGATATTATGTTGTTGAACCTTCAGCTAAAATAAGGGAACGTTTCAATCTTGAACATAACAGTGAACCGTGTGACCTTTTTATAAGAGATCGAGATGACTTGCAGGGCATAGAAATTTCCGGTCCGCCTGAAAACCTTTGCCAGTTCCTCACCTTCCTTCAGGAACAACTCCTCGATGCGGTCTTGCTGGAATCAGGTCCGGCAAGGGAAGAGGAAGGTCTCGTGAGGGCAGGCATTGAATTTCCAGGGGGGGCTAAAGCAACGCTCGACGCGATCCGGTTTTCCGTTACCCCCACCCTCTTACGACACCACCGTCTGCGCATTATAAACAGCCGGGCTCTGGAAAAAGCCGAAATCCTTCTCACCGCCCATCCCGAGAAAAAGGATTCTCTTGAAAAAAACCTTTTTCTGGAAACGATCCTCCTGCCCATCGAAAAAAGTGGCCTCGTAAAGATGGAGCACGTGCGTCCTTCTGGAAAATCCATGCGCCCCAGAGAGGGGATACTCATAAAATCCAATAGCCAGGGACTCATTTTCAAGCGATTTTTCTCCAAAGGGAGGTATGACGGACTCGACATCCCCATTCAACAAGGCGACTATGGTCTGACGGAAGTCCACGAAGGCTCATGGTATGTAAAGCATTCTTATTACACTAAAGAAGGAAAACTCATCGGGGAATACTTCAACATAAACACTCCCGTGGAACTCTACCCCTACGGAGCCCGCTACCTGGATCTCGAAGTGGACGTGATTCGCCGTGCAGGCGAAAAACCTTCGATCATCGATCGGGAAAAATTGTCTTTGCTGACCCGGCAGGGGCAGATTGGAAGCGCATTGGAAATGAAAGCAATGGAAATTGCGGAAAGCCTGGCGGCAGAAAAATAG
- a CDS encoding sulfite exporter TauE/SafE family protein, whose translation MLAILAVGMWFEPAWADKLKDAIASAPQGTGKGQIDPSQPTGFLGIPGGPQVNLIVAFLWAVWVGWIFSTVGAFGGVMAGVGHMTVFGLGGYAKTFKETAPSLNKFITDSIRGSNQYLVGLSALISSFNYYRMGRLVVPLAISLGIGSILGAWGSVTLTAGKISFSQYQGYFGLFVLALGIYLFYETSAAGQASKKKAKAAAQAFEESVKRQKSGEKIDTAALGVKVTKFSAAEVQFTFYGVEFKFNPLIPLLGGVVISAVAAFLGVGGGFLLVPFLTSVAELPMYLAAGTSALAVLISMITSIVTLITKGVQFDWVLIGLELVGIAVGSIIGPKTSKYFSDIWLKRLFIVLALYVGVDYVLRGFFNIKMLG comes from the coding sequence ATGCTGGCAATTCTGGCCGTCGGAATGTGGTTCGAACCAGCCTGGGCGGACAAACTCAAGGATGCCATCGCCTCTGCACCCCAGGGCACAGGCAAAGGCCAAATTGACCCCAGCCAGCCCACAGGTTTCCTCGGCATTCCGGGTGGCCCTCAAGTGAACCTGATCGTGGCGTTCCTCTGGGCGGTGTGGGTCGGCTGGATTTTTTCAACAGTGGGCGCGTTCGGTGGGGTTATGGCCGGCGTGGGGCACATGACCGTCTTCGGGCTCGGCGGCTACGCCAAGACCTTCAAGGAAACCGCTCCCTCCCTGAACAAATTCATCACCGATTCGATTCGAGGCTCCAACCAATATCTGGTGGGGCTCTCCGCTCTCATCTCGTCCTTCAACTATTATAGAATGGGCCGTCTGGTCGTACCCCTGGCCATCTCTCTGGGCATCGGCTCCATCCTCGGCGCTTGGGGTTCCGTCACCCTCACCGCGGGCAAGATTTCCTTCTCCCAGTATCAAGGCTATTTCGGGCTTTTCGTTTTGGCTCTCGGCATCTACCTTTTTTATGAAACCTCCGCCGCCGGACAGGCCAGTAAGAAAAAAGCCAAGGCAGCAGCCCAGGCTTTCGAAGAAAGCGTGAAAAGGCAGAAGAGCGGCGAAAAGATCGATACGGCCGCCCTTGGCGTCAAAGTGACCAAGTTTTCCGCGGCCGAAGTCCAATTCACTTTCTACGGAGTCGAATTCAAATTCAATCCCCTGATTCCTCTTTTGGGTGGTGTAGTCATTTCGGCAGTGGCCGCGTTCCTCGGCGTGGGCGGCGGTTTTCTCCTCGTGCCTTTCCTGACCAGCGTCGCCGAACTGCCCATGTACCTGGCAGCCGGAACTTCGGCCCTGGCAGTGCTCATCAGCATGATCACAAGTATCGTTACCCTGATCACCAAGGGTGTTCAGTTCGATTGGGTTTTGATCGGCCTGGAACTGGTGGGCATCGCGGTGGGCTCCATCATCGGACCGAAGACTTCCAAGTACTTCTCTGATATATGGCTCAAGCGCCTGTTCATCGTGCTTGCGCTTTATGTCGGCGTGGATTATGTCTTGAGAGGTTTTTTCAATATCAAAATGCTCGGCTAG